From the genome of Blautia pseudococcoides, one region includes:
- a CDS encoding glycoside hydrolase family 2 TIM barrel-domain containing protein produces the protein MIVPRYYENLHMLHENTMPNRAYYIPAGTQRDDLCENRENSHRFQLLNGNWKFKYFDSIYDLKEEFFREGYNTESFDEIPVPGCWQNFGYDKHQYTNTRYPFPMDPPYVPQENPCGAYVHSFSYAQNDSAPKTYLNFEGVDSCFYVWINGSYVGYSQVSHSTSEFDVSSFLREGENTLAVLVLKWCDGSYLEDQDKFRMSGIFRDVYLLKRPAQGIFDYFLTTDIAPDGKSAAVDVAVTYFNAAVPVKISVYDAEGSLAAESSQVSEDGRISITLQDPVLWNAEEPYLYTLVLEAGGEVITDRMGIREICSKDGVVYINGKKVKFHGTNRHDSDPVTGFTISLEQMKKDLQLMKEHNINCIRTSHYPNAPQFYQLCDEYGFFVIDEADNESHGTADIYMEDDSWEERASRWNHAIADNPAFTESTVDRTQRCVHRDKNRPCVVIWSMGNECAYGCTFEAALAWTKEFDHTRLTHFESARYTAKDKKYDYSNIDLHSRMYPAIEEIHQYFAENPDKPYVMCEYCHAMGNGPGDFEDYFQVIQQYDGACGGFVWEWCDHAIYMGKTIEGKKKYAYGGDHMEYPQDGNFCMDGLVYPDRTPHTGLREFKNVHRPARVVSFDQEKKEAVLHNYMDYVNLKDYLYITYTVNCDGTIIGEGEICPDNMPDISAHKEGSIALSYEVPKAGKCYLKLEYHLQKATKFLPEGFKLGFDEVQLQTADMRNQKAVKILEVTEESGETGKVAGQPPVFSVAQDDRNLFVSTDKFSYTYDKLTGLFSELSYVNCRVLECPMEYNVWRAPTDNDRNIKNIWRKAKYDKIVARAYRTDYTVLEDEVQIHTVLSVSAIIIQRILDIDATWTIHANGRIDVKLDVKKDPEFPELPRFGLRLFLPRDMAEIRYYGLGPVESYQDKRKASYHDEFHASVKDLHEDYIRPQENGSHDDCDYVKAEGSRISLAAVSSCTFSFNASVYTQEELTEKAHNYELNASPYTVLCLDHRQNGIGSNSCGPRLLEQYRFVENEFTFAISLLPVVK, from the coding sequence ATGATTGTACCCAGATATTATGAAAACCTTCACATGCTGCACGAGAACACCATGCCGAACAGGGCCTACTATATACCTGCCGGCACACAGAGAGACGATTTGTGTGAGAACAGAGAGAATTCCCACAGATTCCAGCTTCTGAACGGTAACTGGAAATTCAAATATTTTGATAGTATCTATGACCTGAAAGAGGAATTTTTCAGGGAGGGATACAATACAGAAAGCTTTGATGAGATCCCTGTACCGGGGTGCTGGCAGAATTTCGGATATGACAAACACCAGTACACCAATACACGTTATCCCTTCCCCATGGACCCGCCGTATGTGCCCCAGGAGAACCCCTGCGGAGCTTATGTACATTCCTTCAGCTATGCCCAAAATGATAGTGCCCCAAAGACTTACCTGAACTTTGAGGGAGTGGATTCCTGCTTTTATGTATGGATAAACGGCAGCTATGTGGGCTACAGCCAGGTATCACATTCCACAAGTGAATTTGACGTGAGCAGCTTTTTGAGAGAGGGCGAAAACACCCTGGCGGTGCTGGTCCTGAAATGGTGCGACGGCAGTTATCTGGAGGACCAGGACAAATTCCGCATGAGCGGCATTTTCAGGGATGTATATCTGCTCAAACGTCCTGCACAGGGTATTTTTGACTATTTTCTTACAACAGACATTGCGCCGGATGGAAAGAGCGCGGCAGTGGACGTGGCAGTGACGTATTTTAATGCAGCGGTACCTGTAAAAATCTCTGTCTATGATGCAGAGGGAAGCCTGGCAGCCGAGAGCAGCCAGGTATCAGAGGATGGAAGAATCAGTATAACCCTTCAGGATCCGGTTCTCTGGAACGCGGAGGAACCATACCTGTACACCTTGGTTCTGGAAGCGGGTGGAGAGGTCATCACGGACCGCATGGGTATCCGTGAAATTTGCAGCAAAGACGGAGTGGTTTACATAAATGGAAAAAAAGTGAAATTCCACGGAACCAACCGTCACGACAGTGACCCTGTCACAGGATTTACCATCAGCCTGGAACAGATGAAAAAGGATTTGCAGCTCATGAAAGAGCACAATATCAACTGTATCCGTACCAGCCACTACCCAAATGCGCCGCAGTTTTATCAGCTCTGTGACGAATACGGTTTTTTTGTCATAGATGAGGCGGACAACGAGAGCCATGGAACCGCGGATATCTATATGGAGGATGATTCCTGGGAGGAGAGGGCATCCAGATGGAACCATGCCATAGCGGACAATCCTGCCTTTACAGAATCCACTGTGGACAGGACACAGCGCTGCGTGCACAGAGACAAGAACCGTCCCTGCGTGGTGATCTGGTCCATGGGAAATGAATGTGCATATGGATGTACCTTTGAGGCGGCACTTGCCTGGACAAAGGAATTTGACCATACAAGACTGACCCATTTTGAGAGCGCCCGCTATACAGCAAAAGATAAAAAGTATGATTATTCCAACATAGACCTGCACAGCCGGATGTACCCTGCCATTGAGGAGATCCACCAGTATTTTGCGGAGAATCCCGACAAACCGTATGTTATGTGCGAATACTGCCACGCAATGGGCAACGGCCCCGGTGACTTTGAGGACTATTTCCAGGTTATCCAGCAGTATGACGGCGCCTGCGGCGGTTTTGTATGGGAGTGGTGCGACCATGCCATTTATATGGGCAAGACCATTGAGGGCAAAAAGAAATACGCCTACGGCGGGGACCATATGGAATATCCCCAGGACGGCAATTTCTGTATGGACGGCCTGGTGTACCCTGACCGTACACCCCACACCGGACTTCGGGAATTTAAGAATGTACACCGCCCGGCCAGAGTGGTTTCTTTTGACCAGGAGAAAAAAGAGGCAGTTCTTCACAATTACATGGATTATGTAAACTTAAAGGATTATCTCTATATCACTTATACTGTAAACTGTGACGGGACCATTATTGGAGAAGGGGAGATCTGCCCGGACAATATGCCGGATATCAGTGCGCACAAGGAGGGGAGCATTGCACTTTCTTATGAGGTGCCCAAAGCCGGAAAATGCTATCTGAAGCTGGAATACCATTTGCAGAAGGCAACAAAATTCCTGCCGGAGGGCTTTAAACTGGGCTTTGATGAAGTGCAGCTTCAGACGGCGGATATGAGAAACCAGAAAGCAGTCAAGATTCTGGAAGTGACAGAGGAATCAGGGGAAACAGGAAAAGTAGCCGGGCAGCCCCCTGTATTCAGCGTGGCTCAGGATGACAGAAACCTGTTTGTGAGCACAGACAAATTCTCCTATACCTACGACAAGCTTACCGGATTATTTTCCGAACTTAGTTATGTAAACTGCAGAGTGCTGGAATGCCCAATGGAATACAACGTTTGGAGAGCACCAACAGACAACGACAGAAACATAAAGAATATCTGGAGAAAAGCAAAATACGACAAAATTGTGGCCAGAGCTTACCGCACAGACTACACAGTCCTGGAGGATGAAGTGCAGATCCACACGGTTCTGTCGGTTTCAGCGATCATCATCCAGAGAATTCTGGACATTGATGCCACATGGACCATTCATGCCAACGGAAGGATTGACGTGAAGCTGGATGTGAAGAAAGATCCGGAATTCCCGGAGCTTCCAAGATTCGGTCTTCGCCTGTTCCTGCCCCGTGATATGGCTGAGATCAGATATTATGGATTAGGCCCTGTGGAAAGCTATCAGGATAAACGGAAAGCAAGTTATCATGATGAATTCCATGCCAGTGTAAAAGACCTGCATGAGGATTATATCCGTCCCCAGGAGAACGGCAGTCATGATGACTGTGATTATGTGAAGGCAGAAGGCAGCAGGATCAGCCTTGCAGCAGTAAGTTCATGTACATTCTCCTTTAATGCATCGGTATATACCCAGGAGGAACTGACAGAAAAGGCCCATAATTATGAGCTGAACGCTTCACCTTATACCGTGCTCTGTCTGGATCACCGCCAGAACGGCATCGGTTCCAACAGCTGCGGTCCCAGACTTCTGGAGCAGTACCGCTTTGTTGAAAATGAATTTACCTTTGCAATCAGCCTCCTTCCGGTGGTAAAATAA
- a CDS encoding tyrosine-protein phosphatase has protein sequence MCSRIEMEGPVYNTRDLGGYTGKDGRTIRPHRLIRSGALGKCTEADIRRLTEEYGLKTVVDLRTNGERAELPDPEIKGIEFIHTPLLSDAMLGITREGQEQADSLSAMILELLQEAENHPKEKMEAIYLALASDPFSIKGLKHFFEILSAQKEGAVLWHCSAGKDRVGTATALLLTALGVEREVIIRDYLLTNGYLKPETEAMTAKVAAKVQNERILSGIRILNGAERSYIESMFAETERQCGSTGAFLRERLGLTDEKTEMLRDMYLE, from the coding sequence ATGTGCAGCAGGATTGAAATGGAAGGCCCTGTTTATAATACACGGGATTTGGGAGGGTATACAGGAAAGGACGGCAGGACCATCAGACCTCACCGCCTGATAAGGAGCGGTGCCCTTGGAAAATGTACGGAGGCTGATATCAGGCGTCTGACAGAGGAATATGGACTGAAAACAGTGGTCGACTTAAGAACGAACGGTGAGAGAGCCGAATTGCCGGACCCGGAGATAAAGGGAATAGAATTCATACATACCCCCCTTTTAAGTGACGCCATGCTGGGGATCACCAGGGAGGGCCAGGAGCAGGCGGACAGCCTTTCCGCTATGATCCTGGAACTGCTGCAAGAGGCAGAAAACCATCCCAAGGAAAAAATGGAAGCCATCTATCTGGCGCTTGCATCAGACCCCTTTTCTATCAAAGGGCTGAAACATTTCTTTGAAATCCTGTCAGCTCAAAAAGAAGGGGCTGTCCTCTGGCACTGCTCTGCAGGAAAAGACCGGGTGGGCACAGCCACAGCCCTTCTGCTGACCGCGCTGGGTGTGGAACGGGAAGTGATCATCCGGGATTATCTCCTGACGAACGGATATCTGAAGCCGGAGACAGAGGCCATGACCGCAAAGGTGGCTGCAAAGGTTCAGAACGAACGTATTCTCAGTGGAATCCGCATTTTAAACGGAGCGGAGAGAAGTTACATAGAGTCCATGTTTGCGGAGACAGAGAGACAGTGTGGAAGTACAGGAGCTTTTCTGAGAGAGCGGCTGGGGCTTACGGATGAGAAAACAGAGATGTTGAGGGATATGTATCTGGAGTAG